The DNA window TCAGGTCCGCCCCCCGCATCACCGTAGCCTGACTGGTTGATGTCGTTGTACGAGACGCCGCCGAAAGTGCCGTGGAGCTCCCGGCCGCTGACGCTCGCTGTGTCGCCCCACAGAATGCTGTTGGTGATGGTGGGCAACGGCGGGTCACCGAACTCGCTGCTCGCGACCGCGCCGCCCTTCACGGCGCTGTTCTGCGAAAAGGTGCTGTTGGTGATGAACGGGTTCACCTCTCCGTCGACGTAGATGGCCCCACCTGTGTGGGCCTGGTTGCCCCAGAACGAGCTGTTGACGACCACGAAGTTGCTGAGCCAGCTGGAGATCGCGCCGCCCGTCGACAGGTCGGAGCTGCCGTTGGCGTGGAAGGTCATGTTGCGGAAGATCGGTCCGGGCACCGGGATGATCGGCCCGGCGCTGATGTTGACCGCACCACCGGCGCCGAGGAAGGAGCCGCTGCAGTTCCTGATGGTCAGGCCGTCGAGGGTAGGCTGCGCTGGCGGCCCGGCAGGCGCGGCCACAATCGCGATGCACGCGTTGCCGTAGCCGGTGCCGTCGATCACCGTTAGGTTGGCCACCCAGTTGCGCTGGCTGAGCGCCGACTCCCAACCCGCGAAGCCGCCGTAGACCTCCATGTCCTCGGACGCGAAGATGATCTGCGACGTGACCGGATAGGTGCCTTTCTTGATCCAGATCTCGTCCGAGGAGTTGGCCAGAGTGATGGCTTCCGCCAGGGTCTTGACCGCCTCGTGCCACGAGGTTCCGGTGCCGGAGGCGGCCTTGTCGCCGTCGACGTAGTAGACCGTGGACTGGACGGGTGCCGCGACAGCCAGAGTCGAGAGGGTCGCCGCGAGGGTCACAGCAAAACGAAGTCTCATGAGTTTCTCCTACCAAAAAGCCCTATCGATCCGCTCATCGTTCTTCTTCTTGAATGTCTCTCCCTACTTGACCGAACGACAAAACGAGTCTCGGGGGACCACCCGCAGCCCACCTGTCTAGGCGGTTTCAAGGAGCGATGTTCCTGCTAGCGTGGTGGCGAATCCGGCTCGAGCTCACGGTCGCCCAGTCGGGAGAGAGCGCCGCGGGCGTGCCCGGCCCAGGGGGGGCGGCTCGGGAGTCGGAATGGAGGGACAATTTGCAGCCGTCTGGCGGTGTCGCCGACTCGGGTGAGGTCACCCGGCTTCTGAACCAGCTCTCCGAGGGCAGTGAGGCCGAGCAGAGCCGCGTCCTCGAGGAGCTGATGCCGCTCATCTACCGCGAGCTCAAGGTGCTGGCGCGCGCCAACCGCTATCGCTGGCAAGTGGAACCCTCGCCCGGAACAACCAGCCTGGTGCACGAGGCCTACGCCCGTCTGGCCGGGAGCCCGGGAGGCGGCTACGAGAATCGACGCCAGTTCTTTGCCGTCGCCTCCAAGGCCATGCGCAGCGTCCTGATCGACAACGCCCGCTGGCACAGCCGCCGGAAGCGCGGCGCTGGTCTCAGACCGGTGCCGCTCGATGAGGAGCGCCTGGTCTCGGCGGAGCGCTGTGAGGAGCTCCTGGCCTTGGACGATGCCCTCAACCAGCTGGCCGAGCGCGAGCCGCGGCTGGCCCGCATCGTCGAGTGCCGCTGTTTCGGCGGTCTGACGGTCGAGGAGACCGCGGAGGCGCTGGCGGTCTCCGCGACCACTGTGAAACGCCGCTGGCGGCTGGCGCGCGCTTGGCTGTACCGGGAGCTTCAGCCGGCTCCGGTTTGAGGCTACGAGGACCGCGGTGACCGGCACGAGGGCACAGCTCGAAGATCTCTTCGAAGCCGCGGTCGATCTGCCGCCCGCGGACCGGCAACGGTTCCTCGACGAGTGCTGCGGCGAGGACGGCGCCCTGCGCCGCGATCTCGAGGAGCTTCTGGCCTCGGATCACGCGGCCGGCGAGTACTTCGACGAGCTTGCCGGCAGCATCGTCGCCGCCGCCCCGGGAGAGCTCGAGAGTGCCGCCCGGCCACGAGTCGAGATCGGGCCCTACCGAGCACTCGAGCTCATCGGACGCGGCGGCATGGGCGTGGTCTACTGCGCGGTTCGAGTCGACGGTGAGTTCGACCAGGAAGTGGCGCTCAAGCTCCTGCATCTCGACATGGAGACTCCCGAGATGCGGGCGCGCTTCCTGGCCGAGCGCCAGCTGCTGGCGCGGCTCTCCCATCCCAACATCGCTCATCTCCTCGATGGCGGTGTCACCGAAGAGGGCCGGCCCTACTTCGTGATGGAGCACGTCGAGGGCGTACGAGTCACCCGCTACTGCGGGGAGCACGCTCTCACCCTCGATCAGACGCTTCGTCTCTTCCTGGATGTGATCGACGCAGTCAGCTATCTGCACCGCAACCTGATCGTGCACCGGGACCTGAAGCCCGGAAACATCTTTGTCGATCACGAGGGGCACGTGAAGCTGCTCGACTTCGGCATCGCCAAGCTGCTGGCGGTGGACTCCGAGCTGGGCGGAAGGACCCGCACCGGCGAGCAGATGCTGACGCCGGACTACGCGGCACCCGAGCAACTGCTGGGGAAACGGGTGACGACCGCCACCGACGTCTACGCGCTGGGCGGCATTCTGTACGAGCTCCTGACGGGGCGGCGACCGTTCGAGAGCACTGCCAAGGATCCGGACGAGATCCGGGAGCGGGTTCCAACCACGCCGGGAGCCGCACTGCGGGCCGCGCGGAAGGCGCGCGAGAACACTGACGGAGCCGAGCATGCCTCCGTGTCATGGCGCCAGATTCCGAGGGATCTGGAGACTATCTGCCTCGAAGCACTGCGGCCCGAGCCGGAGCATCGCTATTCGTCCGCCGAGGAGCTCGGCCGGGACATCGAGCGGTATCTCGAAGGTCTTCCCCTCGGAGCTCGAAGGGCCACGCTTGGCTATCGGCTGGGCAAGTTCGTCCGCCGGCACCGGCAAGCGGTGATCGCAGCGTTGGTCCTGCTCGCTGTGCTGGGCTTCGGTTTCGCCCGGGAACGGAGCCTGCGAACCGAGGCGGAGATCGCTCGCACGCACGCCGATCGGGAGGCGGCAAAGGCGGTGGCGGTCTCGGAGTTTCTGAGCGAGCTGCTGTCCTCGGTCGATCCGGCCAAGGCGCAGGGCGAAGAGGTGACCGTTGCCGAGGTGCTCGATCAGGCCTCGGAGAGACTCGAGGAATCAGACGACTTCGTCGATCAGCCGGAGGTCGAGACCTCGGTTCGGCTCACCATCGCCGACACCTACCGGGCGCTGAGCAGGTTCGATCGCGCCAAGGTCCACGTCGACCGGGCGGTAGCGCTCAGCGGGGGCGTGCACGCGTCCACGCCCGAGGCCCTCGAGGCCGTCGAATCACTGGCTTATCTGCACATCTCGAGGGAGGAACCGGAGCAGGCGATCCCGCTGGCCCGGCAGCTGCTGACGGTGCGAACCGAGACCCTCGGCCAGGACCATCCCGAGATCCTGGCCGCGATGAGCCTGCTCGGCAAGGCGCTCTGGCTGCAGGGCCTGTACGAAGAGGTCGAGCCGCTCAATCGCAAGACCGTCGAGATTCACAAGCGCGTTCTGGGCGCGGAGGACCCAGACACCCTGCGGTCGATCAACTCCTTGGCGGCGACCCTCTTCTACCTGGCTCGCTACCTCGAGGCCGCCGAGCTGTTCGAGCAGCTGCTCGTCGTGCATCGGAGCGTCTTGGGCGAGAATCACCCGGACACCCTCAACTCCGCCAACAACCTAGCCGCCTGCTACATGGAGCTCTGCTACTACGACAAGGCCGAACAGCTCCTGCGGCCGGTGCTCGAAGGCCGTCGGCGGGTCCTGGGTGAAGACAGTCCGCTGACCTGGACCACCACTCACAATCTCGGAGCGGTGCTCGTGCCGATGGGCCGTTACCAGGAGGCCGAATCGCTGCTGCGCAAGGCGGCGGAGCTGCGGCGGGGCATGAGCGGGAACCTCCGAAACCACTACTTCTCGCGCAGCTACCTCGCCGACGCGGTGCGCGACCAGGAACGCTACGACGAGGCCGAGGCGATCTATATGGAGACGCTGACAGCACAGCGCCGCCGGTACGGTGAGGACGATTCCCAGACGCTCAAGACCGCGATCGGCCTGGCGGATCTGCGGCTGAGACAGGGCCGGCTCGAGGAGGCCGAGGATCTACTCCTCGACGCAACGGAGAGGATGGCCGGTGTCGTGGGCAACCAGCACCCCGATCTTCTCGGCGGGAGGACGATCCTGGCGCGCCTCCGGAACGCCCAGAGCCGGCCCGCCGAGGCGCTCGGGCTGGCCGAGGCCGTGCTGGCAGGCGCCGGTCCGGCCTACGATGCCGAGCACCCGCTGGTGCTCGATACGCAGGTGGAGAAAATCGTCGCGCTGCGCGCGTTGGGACGTTTGGAAGAAGCCGCCGAGCTGGCGCCCGCCGTGTATCGAGGGCGTGTCGGCCGGCTCGGCGAGGATCATCCGAGGACGGCGGAGGCACTGGCACTGGTGCGAGCGCTGGGCGGAACCTGACGCGAGGCGGGCGGTGCCGTTCCTATTGTCGCTCGACGAAGCGGCCAACGGCCGGTCATTTCTTCGCTTTCCAATCGCTGCGGATACTCGATCGGCTCGCCGACCGCGACCGCGATGCGCGCAGGCCCGACATCTTTGCCGTTCTCGCCGCGACCGGCGCCGAACCGGTGAAGCAGAGGACTTCTGGGGAACATGAAGCAACTCGAATCTTGCTCGAGGTACCGGTTGCAGTGACTTGCCGGGCGACAGTCGTGCCGAGCTTCGCCGTGTCCTCGAATCCACCGATCCGCTGCCGGTCAGTGACAGCGACTAGACCAGCGTCGATCCCGCTCGTCATCGATGGGCTAGGATGCATGCCGAACCCGCTTCAACGGAGGCAGCATGAGCTCTGAGTCCACCAGGTCGAACCCGTCCTCGCTGCGTCTGTGGCCCGCCATCTCGCTGTTCGCGATTCTCTGGATCTTCCGCTTCCTGCCGCGGTTCGTCGAAGACCCGTCGCTCCAGCTTCTGATGATCGCGTTCATGGGCCCGCTCGTTTGTACCGCTCTGATTCTGCTTTGGTGGGTCGCGGCGAGCCGCGCGACCTGGCGTGAGCGGGTCTTCGGTCTGCTCGGCTTTCTGGTCCTCGCGGTGATCGGATTCTTCGTCGAGCATGCCACGATCCGTGGGTTCGGCACGCTGAGCGCAATCCAATGGGGAGCGAGCGCGTTCGTCGTGGGTCTGGTCGCGTCCAAATGGATCCGTCCCGAGCGGCGGACGGCGATCGGACTGGCCGCGGCAGCCCTCGCCTTCGGCTACTGGTCCCTGGTGCGGATGGATGGGGTCTGGGGCGGCGATTTCAGGGCCGAGCGCTCCTGGCGCTGGTCGCGCACGGCCGAGGACGACTATCTCGCCGGGCGGGAAGGCCGTACCGGCGGCGCGAGCCTCGACGAGCCGCTGGCCGAAGCCCAGTGGCCCGGCTTTCGCGGGCCCGGGCGCGATGGCGTGGTGCCGGGTCTGACGCTCGCCGAGAACTGGCAGGCAAGGCCTCCCCAGGAGCTCTGGCGCATCCAGGTGGGTCCGGGATGGTCGTCGTTCGCGGTCGCGGGCAGGCGGATTTTCACCCAGGAGCAAAGGGGAGAGCTCGAGGCGGTGGTCGCCTATGACACCGAGAACGGCGCGGAGATCTGGGCTCACGAGTATCCGTCCCGCTTCTTCGAGGCGATGGGTGGAGCCGGCCCGCGGGCCACGCCGACCCTCGCCGCCGGCATGCTCTTCACGCTCGGCGCCGAGGGACTCCTGCATCGGCTAGAGCCGGAGACCGGAAAGATGGTCTGGCAGGCCGACCTGCGCGTCGACTCCCAACGGGAGCCGCCGACCTGGGGCTTTGCCTCGTCGCCCTTGGTCGTCGGCGATGTGGTGATCGTCCACGCCGGCGGCGAGGAGGACCGAGGGCTGCTCGCCTATGGCGTCGACGACGGTCGGCTGCGCTGGGGCGCCCCGGCCGGGGGGCACAGCTACAGCTCGCACAGTTGTCGCAGGTCGCCGGCGAGAGCTCGGTTCCGATGGTCACCAACGAGGGGCTCGCCCTCTACGATCCGGCGGACGGCTCGGTGGCGTGGAAGTATGCCTGGCCGATCAACGACTATCGGGTGCTCCAATCGCTGGTCCTCGGCGAGTCGACGCTTCTGATGACCACCGGCCAGGTCGGCACAAGGCGGTTGGACGTTCGCCGCGAGGGAGCCGAACTGATAGGCGAGGAGCGCTGGACTTCGAATAGCATGAAGCCCGACTTCAACGACTATGCAGCGCACGAGGGCTCGCTCTACGGCTTCGACCGCAATATTCTCGCCTGCGTCGATCTCGAGACCGGTGAGCGGCGGTGGAAGGGAGGCCGCTACGGCGCCGGCCAGCTCCTGCTGCTTCCCGACGCCT is part of the bacterium genome and encodes:
- a CDS encoding sigma-70 family RNA polymerase sigma factor, translated to MFLLAWWRIRLELTVAQSGESAAGVPGPGGAARESEWRDNLQPSGGVADSGEVTRLLNQLSEGSEAEQSRVLEELMPLIYRELKVLARANRYRWQVEPSPGTTSLVHEAYARLAGSPGGGYENRRQFFAVASKAMRSVLIDNARWHSRRKRGAGLRPVPLDEERLVSAERCEELLALDDALNQLAEREPRLARIVECRCFGGLTVEETAEALAVSATTVKRRWRLARAWLYRELQPAPV
- a CDS encoding serine/threonine protein kinase, with product MTGTRAQLEDLFEAAVDLPPADRQRFLDECCGEDGALRRDLEELLASDHAAGEYFDELAGSIVAAAPGELESAARPRVEIGPYRALELIGRGGMGVVYCAVRVDGEFDQEVALKLLHLDMETPEMRARFLAERQLLARLSHPNIAHLLDGGVTEEGRPYFVMEHVEGVRVTRYCGEHALTLDQTLRLFLDVIDAVSYLHRNLIVHRDLKPGNIFVDHEGHVKLLDFGIAKLLAVDSELGGRTRTGEQMLTPDYAAPEQLLGKRVTTATDVYALGGILYELLTGRRPFESTAKDPDEIRERVPTTPGAALRAARKARENTDGAEHASVSWRQIPRDLETICLEALRPEPEHRYSSAEELGRDIERYLEGLPLGARRATLGYRLGKFVRRHRQAVIAALVLLAVLGFGFARERSLRTEAEIARTHADREAAKAVAVSEFLSELLSSVDPAKAQGEEVTVAEVLDQASERLEESDDFVDQPEVETSVRLTIADTYRALSRFDRAKVHVDRAVALSGGVHASTPEALEAVESLAYLHISREEPEQAIPLARQLLTVRTETLGQDHPEILAAMSLLGKALWLQGLYEEVEPLNRKTVEIHKRVLGAEDPDTLRSINSLAATLFYLARYLEAAELFEQLLVVHRSVLGENHPDTLNSANNLAACYMELCYYDKAEQLLRPVLEGRRRVLGEDSPLTWTTTHNLGAVLVPMGRYQEAESLLRKAAELRRGMSGNLRNHYFSRSYLADAVRDQERYDEAEAIYMETLTAQRRRYGEDDSQTLKTAIGLADLRLRQGRLEEAEDLLLDATERMAGVVGNQHPDLLGGRTILARLRNAQSRPAEALGLAEAVLAGAGPAYDAEHPLVLDTQVEKIVALRALGRLEEAAELAPAVYRGRVGRLGEDHPRTAEALALVRALGGT
- a CDS encoding PQQ-binding-like beta-propeller repeat protein, which gives rise to MSSESTRSNPSSLRLWPAISLFAILWIFRFLPRFVEDPSLQLLMIAFMGPLVCTALILLWWVAASRATWRERVFGLLGFLVLAVIGFFVEHATIRGFGTLSAIQWGASAFVVGLVASKWIRPERRTAIGLAAAALAFGYWSLVRMDGVWGGDFRAERSWRWSRTAEDDYLAGREGRTGGASLDEPLAEAQWPGFRGPGRDGVVPGLTLAENWQARPPQELWRIQVGPGWSSFAVAGRRIFTQEQRGELEAVVAYDTENGAEIWAHEYPSRFFEAMGGAGPRATPTLAAGMLFTLGAEGLLHRLEPETGKMVWQADLRVDSQREPPTWGFASSPLVVGDVVIVHAGGEEDRGLLAYGVDDGRLRWGAPAGGHSYSSHSCRRSPARARFRWSPTRGSPSTIRRTARWRGSMPGRSTTIGCSNRWSSASRRF